One Setaria italica strain Yugu1 chromosome II, Setaria_italica_v2.0, whole genome shotgun sequence DNA segment encodes these proteins:
- the LOC101773037 gene encoding disease resistance protein RPP13, producing METAAQSLVGNVGQLLSEEYRLLSSVGGEVTELRDDLATMNALLRMQSEADEAAVDHFVREWMKQLRELAYDAEDSVSLYKLRVKCRHGDNMWFKLMHLVRTLIQRRRLAGEISAIRTRAITISERHARFGVNRDALRRSASFAPAVGVRTTPALPASNGQDHSRQFVDIGDQARTLAERLKEDEDSFKVFSVVGFGGVGKTTLTVEVCRQLQAEFPYQAMVPVSQAFEATRDLEKLLNSILQQVVKPQTDRVKEVLEEATVKIDDLGLYLSDKRYLIVIDDVWTIHAWEAIQFKLVEVPNNCGGRIIVTTRIETVADACSSASVTGHYTYHMKALEFEDAKKLFLVKTFGKMDADYPKELKVVMGNILKKCGGMPLAIVSVANILAGYRSTGSKEKWETVCKLIGSSQMESNPTLEGMRHIVALSYNHLPHELKECMMYLSIFPEDYEVNKKRLLSRWIAEGLIPEKRGWTLMEVAESCLNELLRRNMVVPRIGRGGDVKSCQVHDVLLEVMVSKSLESNFVSLLGGQYTGMSYDRIRRLSIQGDDRKPGEQQGPTDSEPKKKKMGRRNSRHALQGMDVVHVRSLSMFQVGAGNSNKLLDHLDKFTLLRVLDLEDCEGLTNDHMKYICRLYLLKFLSLKGTGISQVPPQVDKIEHLQTFDVQDTRLKGLPKSVTNLEKLERLQFSSKHGWDVMWRLPQGLSKMKGLRELDHAILENDIEVAKEIGKLEQLQYLTIYIDSYSIDNAEVLECFAKSLSDLHSLRSLHIGALGWTSIMQFLHELPTPPRLLRYLGMQGEIGGRLPHWIGSLTYLIEICICWARLDGDEPFGVLCKLPNLKSISLNAKYYTGEKLIASTGHNFPALVDLCMSPYWSDDPFPKVFKIEAGAMPKLETLKFDFETYEKSIVGIDHLTNLREVEVTTDKSNSSASRALEQLKAERASRPESKQFQIAVKYH from the exons ATGGAGACCGCGGCACAGTCCCTCGTGGGCAATGTTGGGCAGCTGCTGAGTGAAGAGTACCGGCTGCTCTCcagcgtcggcggcgaggtcacCGAGCTGCGCGACGACCTGGCCACCATGAACGCCCTCCTCCGCATGCAGTCCGAGGCCGACGAGGCCGCCGTGGACCACTTCGTCCGGGAGTGGATGAAGCAGCTGCGCGAGCTCGCCTACGACGCCGAGGACAGCGTCAGCCTCTACAAGCTCCGCGTCAAGTGCCGCCATGGAGACAACATGTGGTTCAAGCTGATGCACCTGGTGAGGACGCTcatccagcgccgccgcctcgccggcgagaTCAGCGCCATCCGCACCCGCGCCATCACCATCAGCGAGCGCCACGCGCGGTTCGGCGTCAACCGCGACGCGCTGCGCCGCTCCGCCTCTTTTGCTCCCGCGGTAGGGGTGCGGACCACGCCTGCGCTCCCCGCCAGCAACGGCCAAGATCACAGCCGCCAGTTCGTCGACATCGGGGACCAGGCTAGAACCCTAGCCGAGCGGCTGAAGGAGGACGAGGACTCCTTCAAGGTGTTCTCCGTCGTTGGCTTTGGGGGCGTCGGCAAGACTACCCTGACCGTGGAGGTCTGCCGGCAGCTGCAGGCAGAGTTTCCGTACCAAGCCATGGTGCCTGTCTCTCAAGCGTTCGAGGCCACAAGGGATCTCGAGAAGCTGCTGAACAGCATTCTTCAGCAGGTCGTCAAGCCCCAAACGGACCGTGTGAAAGAGGTCCTGGAAGAGGCGACCGTTAAAATCGACGACTTGGGACTCTATCTCTCCGACAAGAG GTACCTCATCGTGATCGATGATGTATGGACCATACATGCATGGGAGGCAATTCAATTCAAGTTGGTAGAAGTACCGAACAATTGCGGCGGTCGAATCATCGTGACCACCCGGATAGAGACTGTCGCCGATGCTTGCAGTTCTGCTAGTGTTACCGGACACTACACCTATCATATGAAAGCCCTTGAGTTCGAGGATGCCAAGAAGCTATTCCTCGTCAAAACATTTGGCAAGATGGATGCTGATTATCCTAAAGAGCTCAAGGTTGTAATGGgcaacattttaaaaaaatgtggCGGGATGCCATTGGCCATTGTTagtgttgctaacattttggCAGGGTACAGATCAACGGGAAGCAAAGAAAAGTGGGAAACAGTATGCAAATTAATTGGATCGTCTCAGATGGAGAGCAACCCTACACTTGAAGGGATGAGGCATATAGTCGCACTGAGCTACAACCACTTGCCGCATGAGCTCAAGGAGTGCATGATGTATCTTAGCATCTTCCCAGAAGATTATGAGGTCAACAAGAAACGGCTCCTGAGCAGGTGGATTGCTGAAGGATTGATTCCGGAGAAGCGAGGCTGGACTCTTATGGAGGTTGCAGAATCCTGCTTGAATGAGCTACTGAGGAGGAACATGGTAGTGCCACGTATTGGGCGTGGTGGGGATGTGAAGTCATGCCAGGTGCATGACGTGCTTCTTGAGGTCATGGTGTCCAAGTCCCTGGAGTCTAACTTTGTTAGCCTGTTAGGAGGGCAGTATACAGGGATGTCATATGACAGGATCCGTCGCCTCTCCATCCAAGGGGACGATAGAAAGCCCGGCGAGCAGCAAGGACCTACCGACTCTGAGcccaagaaaaagaagatgggACGTCGTAACTCGAGGCATGCTCTCCAGGGCATGGATGTGGTCCATGTTCGATCGTTGAGCATGTTTCAGGTCGGAGCAGGAAACAGTAATAAGCTGCTGGATCACCTAGACAAGTTCACCTTGCTGAGGGTACTCGACCTGGAAGATTGTGAGGGCCTAACAAATGATCATATGAAATATATTTGCAGGTTGTACCTTCTCAAGTTCTTGAGCTTGAAGGGTACAGGCATCAGCCAGGTGCCACCTCAAGTCGACAAGATAGAGCATCTGCAGACATTTGATGTACAGGACACCCGGCTTAAAGGGCTACCAAAGTCTGTGACCAACCTGGAGAAGCTCGAGCGTCTGCAGTTCTCCAGCAAGCATGGGTGGGACGTTATGTGGAGGCTGCCCCAGGGGCTCAGCAAGATGAAGGGGCTACGTGAGCTGGACCATGCAATCCTCGAAAATGACATCGAGGTTGCCAAGGAGATAGGTAAACTAGAGCAACTTCAATATCTCACTATCTACATCGACTCCTACAGCATCGATAACGCGGAGGTTCTCGAATGCTTTGCAAAATCCTTGAGTGATCTGCACTCCCTCCGGTCTCTCCACATAGGAGCCCTGGGTTGGACCAGCATTATGCAGTTTCTTCATGAGCTCCCCACGCCGCCACGGCTTCTCCGGTACCTTGGGATGCAAGGTGAAATTGGTGGGCGGCTGCCCCACTGGATAGGGTCACTCACATACCTTATTGAGATTTGTATTTGCTGGGCACGGCTTGATGGTGACGAGCCATTCGGCGTACTATGTAAGCTGCCTAACCTGAAGAGCATCTCTTTGAATGCGAAGTACTACACTGGCGAAAAACTGATTGCCAGCACCGGACACAACTTTCCGGCACTCGTCGACCTGTGTATGTCCCCATATTGGTCTGATGACCCATTTCCTAAAGTTTTCAAGATTGAGGCAGGAGCCATGCCAAAGCTTGAGACCCTTAAATTTGACTTCGAGACCTATGAGAAGAGCATCGTGGGCATCGACCATTTGACCAACCTGAGAGAGGTAGAGGTCACAACTGACAAGAGCAACTCTTCAGCAAGCCGTGCTCTGGAGCAGCTGAAGGCCGAGCGTGCGAGCCGCCCAGAGTCCAAACAGTTTCAAATTGCAGTGAAATATCACTGA
- the LOC101782345 gene encoding 60S acidic ribosomal protein P2A codes for MKFVAAYLLAVLAGNPSPSAEDLSAILESVGCEIDNEKMELLLSQLSGRDITELIAAGREKFASVPCGGGGVAVAAAAPAAGGAAPAAEAKKEEKVEEKEESDDDMGFSLFD; via the exons ATGAAGTTTGTTGCTGCCTATCTGCTTGCTGTCCTCGCTGGCAACCCCAGCCCCTCTGCGGAGGATCTGTCTGCCATTCTGGAGTCAG TTGGCTGTGAAATTGACAATGAAAAGATGGAGCTCCTGCTGTCCCAACTGAGTGGCAGGGACATCACCGAGCTCATTGCTGCTGGTAGGGAGAAGTTTGCTTCAGTCCcatgcggtggtggtggtgtggctgTTGCGGCAGCTGCCCctgctgctggtggagctgCTCCTGCAGCTGAGgcgaagaaggaagagaaggttgaggagaaggaagaaagtgATGAT GACATGGGCTTCAGCCTCTTCGACTGA